In the genome of Tepidisphaeraceae bacterium, one region contains:
- a CDS encoding formate/nitrite transporter family protein, whose protein sequence is MTTDTAPAEPKDAHEKEEAKERSSPSGKIVYLAIEREAKEELSRPSVGLFWSGLAAGLSMAFSVIGEAVLREHLPEAAWTSLVAELGYSIGFLIVILGRQQLFTENTLTPVLPLLRNRDRATFMNVARLWATVLIANLLGAMIIALVLVKTNALAQPVVERLLQIGHSSISHGFGTVLLRGIFAGWLIALLVWMMPAAEAARFFLIIVIAWMVGIGEFSHVIAGAVDIFALAWAGEKSWAIAFGGFVLPALIGNIIGGVALVAGLNYAQVSPGSDLRSTR, encoded by the coding sequence ATGACGACCGACACTGCCCCCGCCGAGCCGAAAGATGCTCACGAGAAGGAAGAAGCGAAGGAGCGCAGCTCGCCGAGCGGCAAGATCGTCTACCTGGCCATCGAGCGCGAGGCGAAGGAGGAACTGTCGCGGCCGTCGGTCGGGCTGTTCTGGTCGGGGCTGGCCGCGGGGCTGTCGATGGCGTTTTCCGTCATCGGTGAAGCGGTGCTGCGCGAGCACCTGCCCGAGGCCGCGTGGACGTCGCTGGTGGCCGAACTGGGGTACAGCATCGGGTTCCTGATCGTCATCCTGGGCCGGCAGCAGCTGTTTACCGAGAACACGCTGACGCCCGTGCTGCCGTTGCTGCGCAATCGTGACCGCGCGACGTTCATGAATGTGGCGCGGCTGTGGGCGACGGTGCTGATTGCCAACCTGCTCGGCGCGATGATCATCGCGCTGGTGCTGGTGAAGACGAACGCCCTGGCGCAACCGGTGGTCGAACGGCTGCTGCAGATTGGCCATTCGTCGATCTCGCACGGGTTCGGCACGGTATTGCTGCGCGGCATTTTCGCCGGCTGGCTGATCGCGCTGCTGGTCTGGATGATGCCGGCCGCCGAGGCGGCGCGGTTCTTCTTGATTATCGTGATTGCATGGATGGTGGGCATCGGCGAGTTCAGTCACGTGATCGCGGGCGCGGTCGACATCTTCGCGCTCGCCTGGGCCGGGGAAAAGTCGTGGGCGATCGCGTTTGGCGGCTTCGTGCTGCCGGCGCTCATCGGCAACATCATCGGGGGCGTGGCGCTGGTGGCGGGGCTGAACTATGCCCAGGTGTCGCCGGGCAGCGATCTGCGGTCGACGCGCTGA
- a CDS encoding alpha-amylase — protein sequence MHRGVMFQYFEWNCPADGSLWRQLAERAQEIKNLGTTAVWMPPAYKSMDGDHDTGYAPYDLYDLGEFDQKGSVRTKYGTKDEFITAVKAVKDAGMVAYADIVLNHRMGGDELEDVVVEEVACHDRNQTVGGTRTIRTWSKFTFPGRGDTYSPFKWDRQHFTAFGANADEPHESGKIYRVTGKNFSGEVCFENGNFDYLMGSDVDCYHPDVKAELDRWAAWLVETTGVDGFRLDAVKHIPAPFFKEWLSNVRAHFSGREFFAVGEYWTGSLTEVEGYLAAVDGAMRLFDVPLHYKFHEASQAGASFDISKIFDGTLVQANPLMAVTFVDNHDSQPGQALESWIDDWFKPIAYALILLRKDGYPCVFYGDYFGSSGDPNGNHPLTSHRKLIDDMLQARAKQAYGEQHDYFDHPTCIAWAWTGDADHPGGLVVVLSVGDAGSKHITTPYPKTTYRDLTGRDHEPVTTDENGAADFRSPPGGVSIWCAC from the coding sequence ATGCATCGTGGAGTGATGTTTCAATACTTCGAGTGGAACTGTCCCGCCGACGGTTCCCTGTGGCGGCAGTTGGCCGAGCGGGCGCAGGAGATCAAGAACCTCGGCACCACCGCCGTCTGGATGCCGCCGGCGTACAAGTCGATGGATGGTGACCACGACACCGGCTACGCGCCCTACGACCTGTACGATTTGGGCGAGTTCGACCAGAAGGGGAGCGTGCGCACGAAGTACGGCACGAAGGACGAGTTCATCACCGCCGTGAAGGCCGTGAAGGACGCCGGCATGGTCGCTTATGCCGACATCGTGCTGAACCACCGCATGGGCGGCGACGAGCTGGAAGACGTGGTGGTCGAGGAGGTCGCCTGTCACGATCGCAACCAGACGGTCGGCGGCACGCGCACGATCCGCACCTGGTCCAAGTTCACCTTCCCCGGCCGCGGCGACACGTACTCGCCGTTCAAGTGGGATCGCCAGCACTTCACCGCCTTCGGCGCCAACGCCGACGAGCCGCACGAGTCGGGGAAGATCTACCGCGTGACGGGCAAGAACTTCTCCGGCGAGGTCTGCTTCGAGAACGGCAACTTCGACTACCTGATGGGCAGCGACGTCGACTGCTATCATCCCGACGTGAAGGCCGAGCTGGACCGCTGGGCCGCGTGGCTTGTCGAAACGACCGGCGTCGATGGTTTCCGGCTGGACGCGGTGAAGCACATCCCCGCGCCGTTCTTCAAGGAATGGCTCTCGAACGTGCGCGCCCACTTCAGTGGCCGCGAGTTCTTCGCCGTCGGCGAATACTGGACCGGCAGCTTAACGGAGGTAGAAGGGTACCTGGCCGCGGTGGACGGCGCGATGCGCCTGTTCGACGTGCCGCTGCACTACAAGTTCCACGAGGCATCGCAGGCGGGCGCCAGTTTCGACATCTCGAAAATATTCGACGGCACGCTGGTGCAGGCCAACCCGCTGATGGCCGTCACGTTCGTCGACAACCACGACAGCCAACCGGGCCAGGCGCTGGAAAGCTGGATTGACGATTGGTTCAAGCCGATCGCCTACGCGCTGATCCTGCTGCGCAAGGACGGCTATCCCTGCGTCTTCTACGGCGACTACTTCGGCAGCAGCGGTGACCCCAACGGTAACCACCCGCTCACCAGCCACCGCAAGCTGATCGACGACATGCTGCAGGCCCGCGCCAAGCAGGCCTACGGCGAGCAGCACGACTACTTCGACCATCCTACCTGCATCGCCTGGGCTTGGACCGGCGACGCCGACCATCCCGGTGGCCTCGTCGTCGTCCTGAGCGTCGGCGACGCCGGCTCGAAGCACATCACCACGCCGTACCCCAAAACCACCTACCGCGACCTCACCGGCCGCGATCACGAACCCGTCACCACCGACGAGAACGGCGCCGCCGACTTCCGCAGCCCCCCCGGCGGCGTGAGCATCTGGTGCGCGTGCTGA
- a CDS encoding M48 family metallopeptidase — translation MTTYFHRALRAMLIICGLSVATGCATDRQVISQAANVHNQLQPAVVEDPALANYLQAVGDRVIEAARQMGDGDAPDAHRKGGDNAWMFSKDMRFHFVNSKTLNAFTTGGNHMYIYTALFRQCKTEDELAAVVAHEYAHVYARHVQQGMNRQYAILGGAAAAGAAGAAIGYSQDEAKGAATYGAAGAGLGLLAGQFIGKGFTRTDEREADEYGFKFYVRAGWDPQHFADFFQRMIDLGYDTTPELASDHPTLKSRVEWTKKETARLPAAAQQYRRPPVASPSQFQQLQARAAQIAETMPSDNSLEQAQELLAAFSSCVAPVDQPEQVLVKQRALAEEQAGGK, via the coding sequence ATGACCACGTACTTTCACCGCGCGTTGCGCGCGATGTTAATCATTTGTGGATTGTCTGTGGCCACGGGATGCGCCACCGATCGCCAGGTGATCAGCCAGGCCGCCAACGTTCACAATCAATTGCAGCCAGCGGTGGTCGAGGATCCGGCGCTGGCCAACTACCTGCAGGCGGTCGGTGATCGCGTGATCGAGGCGGCGCGGCAGATGGGCGACGGCGACGCGCCCGACGCGCACCGCAAGGGTGGCGACAACGCCTGGATGTTCTCGAAGGACATGCGCTTCCACTTCGTCAACAGCAAGACGCTCAACGCGTTCACGACCGGCGGTAACCACATGTACATCTACACCGCGCTCTTCCGCCAGTGCAAGACGGAGGACGAGCTGGCGGCCGTGGTGGCGCACGAGTACGCACATGTCTATGCGCGACACGTGCAGCAGGGAATGAACCGGCAGTACGCGATCCTCGGTGGCGCCGCCGCCGCGGGCGCCGCGGGGGCGGCCATCGGATACTCGCAGGACGAGGCCAAGGGCGCCGCCACCTACGGCGCCGCCGGCGCGGGGCTGGGTTTGCTGGCGGGCCAGTTCATCGGCAAGGGTTTTACGCGCACCGACGAGCGCGAGGCCGACGAGTACGGCTTCAAGTTCTACGTACGCGCCGGCTGGGACCCGCAGCACTTCGCCGACTTCTTCCAACGCATGATCGACCTGGGCTATGACACCACGCCCGAGCTGGCCAGCGACCACCCGACGCTCAAGAGCCGCGTCGAGTGGACGAAGAAGGAGACCGCGCGCCTCCCCGCCGCCGCCCAACAGTACCGCCGGCCCCCGGTCGCCAGCCCGTCGCAGTTCCAGCAGTTGCAGGCACGGGCGGCGCAGATCGCCGAGACGATGCCAAGCGATAACTCGCTCGAACAGGCCCAGGAACTGCTGGCCGCGTTCTCGAGCTGCGTCGCGCCGGTCGATCAGCCGGAACAGGTGCTGGTGAAGCAGCGGGCGCTTGCAGAGGAGCAGGCGGGCGGGAAGTAG